A genomic window from Mesosutterella faecium includes:
- a CDS encoding ATP-binding protein, with amino-acid sequence MSKDREELTYRGSSMFWRTFTMLMLLITLSVLGGLQTYWTFNELPVAKGVEMQIVSMTNLTRFALVSADPLYRTDLLTSLASLEIRILPKEPGDRVEPLKQNSTVELIESMVKEDLGDDTVLAGRVNGEPGLWVSLSIDGDEYWLMTRQNIFDKPSGSNWLWWALIAFLLSTIGATMLTRHIVEPLANLTRAAQALGHGKVPDKLPDAGPKEICEVNRAFNTMVLDLARMEEDRELLLAGVSHDLRTPITRLRLEVELASLPEDSRNAMVQDLEQMENIVNQFLAYARRSNTPLELTNLGETVASAIATSRMDEDPNVSLDCVIRKDVFIMAHPVEIGRIVQNLLVNASRYGRCEDGRLEVFVSVGIQNGQALLSVCDHGRGLPESEMERVLRPFERGEKARTGSTGSGLGLAIVDRIAKRSGGAVKLSKNNPSGLAVEIRFPVAEPPKKTRRKDDKKKESQEPAAGEKDKP; translated from the coding sequence ATGAGCAAGGATCGGGAAGAGCTGACCTACCGGGGCTCCAGCATGTTCTGGCGCACCTTCACCATGCTGATGCTCCTCATCACGCTGTCCGTGCTGGGGGGACTGCAGACGTACTGGACCTTCAATGAGCTGCCGGTCGCCAAGGGCGTTGAAATGCAGATCGTCTCAATGACGAACCTCACGCGCTTCGCCCTGGTGTCGGCGGACCCCCTCTACCGCACCGACCTGCTCACAAGCCTCGCCTCGCTCGAGATCCGGATCCTTCCCAAGGAGCCGGGCGACCGGGTCGAGCCGCTCAAGCAGAATTCGACAGTCGAGCTGATCGAGTCGATGGTGAAGGAGGACCTGGGCGACGACACCGTGCTTGCAGGCCGCGTGAACGGCGAGCCCGGGCTGTGGGTGTCGCTGTCGATCGATGGCGACGAGTACTGGCTCATGACCCGCCAGAACATCTTCGACAAGCCCTCAGGCTCGAACTGGCTGTGGTGGGCGCTGATCGCCTTCCTGCTCTCCACGATCGGCGCGACGATGCTCACGCGCCACATCGTCGAGCCGCTCGCCAACCTCACGCGCGCCGCCCAGGCGCTGGGCCACGGCAAAGTTCCCGACAAGCTCCCGGACGCGGGCCCCAAGGAGATTTGCGAGGTGAACCGCGCCTTCAATACGATGGTGCTCGACCTCGCGCGCATGGAAGAGGACCGCGAGCTGCTGCTCGCGGGCGTGAGCCACGACCTGCGCACCCCGATCACGAGGCTGCGGCTCGAGGTCGAGCTCGCCTCGTTGCCCGAGGACTCGAGAAACGCCATGGTGCAGGACCTCGAGCAGATGGAGAACATCGTCAACCAGTTCCTCGCCTATGCGAGGCGCTCGAACACGCCGCTCGAGCTCACGAACCTGGGCGAGACCGTCGCCTCGGCGATCGCCACCTCCCGGATGGACGAGGACCCGAATGTCTCGCTCGACTGCGTGATCCGCAAGGACGTCTTCATCATGGCCCACCCGGTCGAGATCGGCCGCATCGTACAGAACCTGCTCGTCAATGCGAGCCGCTACGGGCGCTGCGAGGACGGCAGGCTCGAGGTTTTCGTGAGCGTCGGAATACAAAACGGGCAGGCGCTGCTGTCGGTCTGCGACCACGGCAGGGGGCTGCCCGAGTCCGAGATGGAGCGCGTGCTGCGGCCCTTCGAGCGCGGCGAGAAGGCCCGCACGGGCTCGACGGGCTCGGGCCTCGGGCTCGCGATCGTCGACCGGATCGCGAAGCGCTCGGGCGGCGCAGTGAAGCTCTCGAAGAACAACCCGAGCGGGCTCGCGGTCGAAATCCGCTTCCCCGTCGCAGAGCCCCCGAAGAAGACCCGCCGCAAGGACGATAAAAAGAAGGAGTCCCAGGAGCCCGCCGCCGGGGAGAAGGACAAACCCTGA
- the serB gene encoding phosphoserine phosphatase SerB, translated as MDRTFDLVIQGPDLTASALPQAALELSAERVPAGPGALRLRAVDPARARALLPGLDALGLDAALVPSGLLLTDFRVAASDFDSTLCAEETLDQVARREGYGEEVARVTERAMRGEIRNYSESLRERIRLIAGCPERAFTDYAAGLRYNPGAETLMAAFRAAGLRRYIVSAGFDQIMEAGARHFAAEGWRCNRLEVKDGVLTGRVSGPQENGGEIIDGEGKRRMVEQLCRDAGASPKQLITLGDGWNDVPMLRFAGLGVAYHAKPRVRAQVPLQVNHLGLDSVLSWFEDGERWRQAALAGG; from the coding sequence ATGGACAGAACCTTTGACCTGGTGATCCAGGGGCCGGATCTCACGGCCTCGGCCCTGCCGCAGGCCGCGCTCGAGCTTTCCGCCGAGCGGGTCCCCGCGGGTCCCGGCGCGCTGCGGCTGCGCGCGGTCGACCCCGCGCGGGCCCGCGCGCTCCTGCCCGGGCTCGACGCCCTGGGGCTCGACGCAGCGCTCGTCCCCTCGGGGCTGCTCCTCACGGACTTCCGGGTGGCCGCAAGCGACTTCGACAGCACGCTCTGCGCCGAGGAGACGCTCGATCAGGTGGCCCGCCGCGAGGGCTACGGAGAAGAGGTCGCGCGTGTCACGGAGCGGGCGATGAGGGGCGAGATCCGCAACTATTCGGAGAGCCTTCGCGAGCGCATCCGCCTCATCGCGGGCTGCCCCGAGCGAGCCTTCACGGACTACGCCGCGGGCCTGCGCTACAACCCGGGCGCCGAGACCCTGATGGCCGCCTTCCGGGCCGCGGGGCTGCGCCGCTACATCGTCTCGGCGGGCTTCGACCAGATCATGGAGGCCGGGGCGCGGCATTTCGCGGCCGAGGGCTGGCGCTGCAACCGGCTCGAGGTGAAGGACGGGGTGCTTACCGGGCGGGTCTCCGGGCCGCAGGAGAACGGGGGCGAGATCATCGACGGCGAGGGCAAGCGCCGGATGGTCGAGCAGCTCTGCCGCGACGCGGGGGCGTCTCCAAAGCAGCTGATCACCCTGGGCGACGGCTGGAACGACGTGCCGATGCTGCGCTTCGCGGGCCTGGGCGTCGCCTATCACGCGAAACCGCGCGTGCGCGCCCAGGTCCCCCTGCAGGTGAACCACCTGGGGCTCGACTCCGTGCTCTCCTGGTTCGAGGACGGCGAGCGCTGGCGGCAGGCGGCCCTCGCCGGGGGCTGA
- the mfd gene encoding transcription-repair coupling factor yields MTFEGLLSEKLFEPHAGTNRRLTAAPGVSDALAAALAARECAQHAAPLIVLCADASDPDRLAEEISWYEPQLSVRVFPDWETLPYDMISPHEDLVSERLETLFRLASRVPGRRAASRGGIDVLLVSATTASLRLPPPAFVSATTFFFSRGDVISTTDFKRRLVMAGYSAVSQVMAPGEFCVRGEIIDIYPMGAPSPYRIGLFDDEIETLRTFDETTQRTTGDVQTVRILPGREFPMDEAGTQLFRKNWQKTFPKAPASSPVVRDIASHVAPAGIEYYLPLFFEQTATIFDYAGKDAKFLLVGPVNDALERFMSETRQRYVFLSHDAERPALPPESLYLSAEEFFKTLGPLPHWKLEAQAESPLPPLAVDRRAKDPLADFRKWLASARAEKLRVLVAAASPGREETVRELFREHGLEPEPCGSFEAFAEGGQDFAITHAPLSRGLLLREEHLALVTETELYRAGPRRRSRRREHRTNVDAMIRDLSELRIGDPVVHVEHGIGRYEGLVTLETQEGPSECLQLEYAQGAKLYVPVSQLHLISRYSGADREHAPLHRLGRGDWEKAKKKASEQVRDTAAELLNLYARRASRPGLVFSCPQEDMERFAEGFPFEETADQQAAIDAVISDMTSGRPMDRLVCGDVGFGKTEVALRAAFLAVMSGRQVAVLCPTTLLAEQHAQTFRDRFASWPVTVVELSRFRSAKETAAALKALADGTADIVIGTHKLLSESVKFASLGLVVVDEEHRFGVRQKEKLKELRAEVDVLTLTATPIPRTLSMSLEGVRDFSVIATAPEKRLAVKTFVRPESNALIREAILRELKRGGQVYFLHNEVETIQSRFERLSELVPEARIAVAHGQMPERELEHVMREFYQQKYNVLLCTTIIETGIDIPTANTIIIHRADKLGLAQLHQLRGRVGRSHHQAYAYLLVPPEASITKNAEKRLEALQNLEELGSGFYLAMHDLEIRGAGEVLGERQSGEIASVGFDLYNQMLQDAVRSLRRGETPDIEHPFASVAEINLHAPALLPSDYVPDVGQRLSFYKALAAAGDTAALNDVVEDLADRYGEPPEPARMLVATHRLRLVCEGLGIKKIDSSREATLITVSEHPKFEPLKLIDLMQSRTDVRMAGPQRIKITQSLPEAKDRVAMLRGFLAKLA; encoded by the coding sequence ATGACCTTCGAAGGCCTGCTCTCTGAAAAGCTCTTTGAACCCCATGCGGGGACGAACCGGCGGCTCACCGCCGCCCCGGGCGTGAGCGACGCCCTGGCGGCCGCGCTCGCGGCGCGCGAGTGCGCGCAGCACGCGGCCCCCCTTATCGTGCTCTGCGCGGACGCCTCGGATCCGGACCGCCTCGCCGAGGAGATCTCCTGGTACGAGCCGCAGCTGTCCGTGCGCGTCTTCCCCGACTGGGAGACGCTGCCCTATGACATGATCTCGCCGCACGAAGACCTCGTCTCCGAACGGCTCGAGACGCTCTTCCGGCTCGCCTCCCGGGTGCCGGGCCGGCGAGCCGCCTCCCGCGGCGGCATCGACGTGCTGCTCGTCTCGGCGACCACGGCGAGCCTGAGGCTGCCGCCCCCCGCCTTCGTCTCGGCCACCACCTTTTTCTTCAGCCGCGGCGACGTCATCTCCACCACGGACTTCAAGCGCCGGCTCGTCATGGCCGGCTACTCGGCCGTGAGCCAGGTGATGGCCCCGGGCGAATTCTGCGTGCGCGGGGAGATCATCGACATCTACCCGATGGGCGCCCCCTCGCCCTACCGCATCGGGCTCTTCGACGACGAGATCGAGACGCTGCGGACCTTCGACGAGACCACGCAGCGCACGACCGGCGACGTGCAGACCGTGCGCATCCTGCCCGGCCGCGAGTTCCCGATGGACGAGGCGGGCACGCAGCTCTTCCGCAAGAACTGGCAGAAGACCTTCCCGAAGGCCCCCGCCTCGAGCCCGGTCGTGCGCGACATCGCCTCGCACGTCGCCCCCGCGGGGATCGAGTACTACCTGCCGCTTTTCTTCGAGCAGACCGCCACGATCTTCGACTACGCGGGCAAAGACGCGAAGTTTCTGCTCGTGGGCCCCGTGAACGACGCCCTCGAGCGGTTCATGTCGGAGACGCGTCAGCGCTACGTCTTTCTCTCGCACGATGCCGAGCGGCCGGCGCTGCCGCCCGAGTCGCTCTACCTCTCCGCCGAGGAGTTCTTCAAAACGCTCGGGCCCCTGCCGCACTGGAAGCTCGAGGCGCAGGCCGAATCGCCCCTGCCGCCGCTTGCCGTCGACCGCCGCGCGAAGGATCCCCTCGCGGACTTCAGGAAGTGGCTCGCCTCGGCGCGCGCGGAAAAGCTTCGGGTTCTGGTCGCCGCGGCCTCGCCCGGGCGCGAGGAGACGGTGCGGGAGCTCTTCCGCGAGCACGGGCTCGAGCCCGAGCCGTGCGGATCCTTCGAGGCCTTCGCCGAGGGCGGCCAGGACTTCGCGATCACCCACGCCCCGCTCTCGCGCGGGCTGCTGCTGCGCGAAGAGCACCTCGCGCTCGTGACCGAGACCGAGCTGTACCGCGCAGGGCCCCGCCGCCGCAGCCGCCGCCGCGAGCACCGCACGAACGTCGACGCGATGATCCGCGACCTCTCGGAGCTGCGCATCGGAGACCCCGTCGTCCACGTCGAGCACGGCATCGGCCGCTACGAGGGCCTGGTCACGCTCGAGACGCAGGAGGGGCCCTCCGAGTGCCTGCAGCTCGAGTACGCGCAGGGCGCGAAGCTCTACGTGCCGGTCTCCCAGCTGCACCTCATTTCGCGCTACAGCGGCGCGGACCGCGAGCACGCGCCCCTGCACAGGCTCGGCCGGGGCGACTGGGAGAAGGCGAAGAAAAAGGCCTCCGAGCAGGTCCGCGACACCGCCGCGGAGCTGCTCAACCTCTACGCCCGGCGCGCGAGCCGCCCCGGGCTCGTCTTTTCCTGCCCGCAGGAGGACATGGAGCGCTTCGCCGAGGGCTTCCCCTTTGAGGAGACCGCCGACCAGCAGGCCGCGATCGACGCGGTGATCTCCGACATGACCAGCGGCCGCCCCATGGACCGGCTCGTGTGCGGCGACGTGGGCTTCGGCAAGACCGAGGTCGCGCTGCGCGCGGCGTTCCTCGCCGTGATGAGCGGCCGGCAGGTGGCGGTGCTGTGCCCGACCACGCTGCTGGCCGAGCAGCACGCCCAGACCTTCCGGGACCGGTTCGCGAGCTGGCCGGTGACGGTGGTCGAGCTGTCGCGCTTCAGGAGCGCGAAGGAAACGGCCGCGGCGCTCAAGGCGCTCGCCGACGGAACCGCCGACATCGTGATCGGCACCCACAAGCTTCTCTCCGAGAGCGTGAAGTTCGCCTCCCTCGGACTCGTCGTGGTCGACGAGGAGCACCGCTTCGGCGTGCGGCAGAAGGAAAAGCTCAAGGAGCTGCGCGCCGAGGTTGACGTGCTCACCCTCACCGCCACCCCGATCCCGAGGACGCTGTCGATGTCGCTCGAGGGCGTGAGGGACTTCTCGGTGATCGCGACCGCCCCCGAGAAGCGCCTTGCCGTGAAGACCTTCGTGAGGCCCGAGAGCAACGCGCTCATCCGCGAGGCGATCCTGCGCGAGCTCAAGCGCGGCGGCCAGGTCTACTTTCTGCACAACGAGGTGGAGACGATCCAAAGCCGCTTCGAGCGGCTCTCGGAGCTCGTGCCCGAGGCGCGCATCGCGGTCGCCCACGGGCAGATGCCGGAGCGCGAGCTCGAGCACGTGATGCGCGAGTTCTACCAGCAGAAGTACAACGTGCTGCTGTGCACGACCATCATCGAGACAGGCATCGACATCCCGACGGCCAACACGATCATCATCCACCGGGCCGACAAGCTGGGGCTCGCGCAGCTGCATCAGCTGCGGGGCCGCGTCGGCCGCAGCCACCACCAGGCCTACGCCTACCTGCTCGTGCCGCCCGAGGCCTCGATCACGAAAAACGCCGAGAAGCGGCTCGAGGCCCTGCAGAACCTCGAGGAGCTGGGCAGCGGCTTTTACCTCGCCATGCACGACCTGGAGATCCGCGGCGCGGGCGAGGTGCTGGGCGAGCGCCAGTCGGGCGAGATCGCAAGCGTCGGTTTCGACCTCTACAACCAGATGCTGCAGGACGCGGTGCGGTCGCTTCGCAGGGGCGAGACGCCCGACATCGAGCACCCGTTCGCCTCGGTGGCGGAGATCAACCTGCACGCCCCGGCGCTGCTGCCCTCGGACTACGTGCCCGACGTCGGCCAGAGGCTCTCCTTTTACAAGGCCCTTGCGGCGGCCGGCGACACGGCGGCCCTCAACGACGTGGTCGAGGACCTCGCCGACCGCTACGGCGAGCCGCCCGAACCCGCCCGGATGCTGGTCGCGACGCACAGGCTGCGGCTTGTCTGCGAGGGGCTCGGCATCAAGAAGATCGACTCCTCGCGCGAGGCGACCCTCATCACCGTCTCCGAGCACCCGAAGTTCGAGCCCCTGAAGCTGATCGACCTCATGCAGAGCCGCACCGACGTGCGCATGGCAGGCCCCCAGCGCATTAAGATCACCCAGAGCCTGCCCGAAGCGAAGGACCGCGTCGCGATGCTGCGCGGCTTTCTCGCGAAGCTCGCCTGA
- the ispD gene encoding 2-C-methyl-D-erythritol 4-phosphate cytidylyltransferase produces MRQTKAAEGASPRVFALVPAAGVGSRMGLGRPKQYMELAGRTMLEATLEALSAVKELSCIAVVVSADDPWIGGLRLPACARVVRRGGASRAETVRGGLEWLLREASPAARPDDWVMVHDAARPFVPPEDLERLLAAARSGGGSGAILALPMTDTVKRVDRSGRVLETLDRSELFRAATPQVFRAGELAAALSGDLSGVTDEASAIERSGGGVRVVPGSPCNFKVTLPGDARIARLIAREGEEKMDLRVGQGWDIHRLEAGRRLILGGVEIPFEKGLAGHSDADALLHAVTDAVLGAAGLGDIGEMFPPSEARWKDADSRELLACAMERVRGAGWEVVNLDATVTAERPRLTPWKSAIRASVAAALGVPEALVNVKAKTKEGQDAVGEGLAIEASAAVLLKKA; encoded by the coding sequence ATGAGGCAGACCAAAGCAGCCGAGGGGGCGTCCCCCAGAGTTTTCGCCCTTGTTCCAGCCGCCGGGGTCGGCTCCCGCATGGGGCTCGGGCGGCCCAAGCAGTACATGGAGCTCGCGGGCCGCACGATGCTCGAGGCGACGCTCGAGGCCCTCTCGGCCGTGAAGGAGCTCTCCTGCATCGCCGTGGTGGTCTCCGCAGACGACCCCTGGATCGGCGGCCTCAGGCTGCCCGCCTGCGCCCGGGTGGTGAGGCGGGGCGGCGCAAGCCGCGCGGAGACGGTACGCGGGGGGCTCGAGTGGCTGCTGCGGGAGGCGAGCCCCGCGGCACGGCCTGACGACTGGGTGATGGTGCACGACGCGGCGCGCCCCTTCGTGCCGCCCGAAGACCTCGAGCGGCTGCTCGCGGCGGCGCGCTCAGGGGGCGGCAGCGGGGCGATTCTCGCCCTTCCCATGACCGACACCGTCAAGCGAGTCGACCGTTCGGGGCGGGTGCTCGAGACGCTTGACCGCAGCGAGCTCTTCCGGGCCGCGACTCCGCAGGTGTTCCGCGCCGGGGAGCTCGCGGCCGCGCTCTCGGGAGACCTTTCGGGCGTGACCGACGAGGCCTCGGCGATCGAGCGCTCGGGCGGCGGGGTGCGCGTCGTGCCCGGCAGCCCCTGCAACTTCAAGGTGACGCTGCCCGGCGACGCGCGGATCGCGAGGCTCATCGCCCGCGAAGGAGAGGAGAAGATGGATTTGCGAGTGGGACAGGGCTGGGACATCCACAGGCTCGAGGCGGGCCGCAGGCTGATCCTGGGCGGGGTTGAGATCCCCTTTGAAAAAGGGCTCGCGGGGCACTCGGACGCCGACGCGCTGCTGCACGCGGTGACCGACGCGGTGCTCGGGGCCGCGGGACTGGGCGACATCGGGGAGATGTTCCCGCCCTCGGAGGCGCGCTGGAAGGATGCGGACAGCCGCGAGCTGCTCGCCTGCGCGATGGAGCGCGTGCGGGGGGCCGGCTGGGAGGTCGTGAATCTGGATGCCACGGTGACCGCCGAGCGCCCGAGGCTCACGCCCTGGAAGAGCGCGATCCGCGCGAGCGTGGCCGCGGCGCTGGGCGTTCCCGAGGCGCTCGTGAACGTGAAGGCGAAGACCAAGGAAGGCCAGGACGCGGTGGGAGAGGGGCTGGCGATCGAGGCCTCGGCCGCCGTGCTGCTCAAAAAAGCCTGA
- a CDS encoding efflux transporter outer membrane subunit, with protein sequence MARARGLVMEKVTDMKQHNRKALCVWTASAVFASLLAGCAVGPDYKAPDASAAPASFKEAAPEGWKSARPADSELKGEWWRMYGDPVLDDLEARVVSGNQTVAQYVASFEKAAALVSEYEASLYPAVNAGASGSRSRQSGRTGNSVSLSASLSWELDLWGKLRRQVTEEKALAQAAEADLANTALSAQASLARNYFTLRSLDERIALYEETIRAYESNVRVLQNKYRSGAVVKSDLTQAEQSLYSARSSKASLEAERAQYEHAIAVLTGRAPADFSLPAAASALPAVPAVPAGVPSRLLERRPDIASAERSMAAANEEIGIAIAGYYPDLTLTGEAGYSGSRLSHFVNAPHFLWSLGASAAAPLFDAGKTSSRVRQAKADYEKSVAAYRETVLEAFQGVEDYLAAARHLEREIEQSERGLQAASETARVKSSQYAEGMIDYTDVYTSETTRLSSQQSLISLKADALVNSVRLIEALGGGWEGLGKVRER encoded by the coding sequence ATGGCGAGAGCCCGCGGGCTCGTGATGGAGAAAGTCACTGACATGAAGCAACACAACAGAAAAGCTCTTTGCGTGTGGACAGCCTCCGCCGTTTTCGCCTCGCTTCTGGCGGGCTGCGCGGTGGGCCCGGACTACAAGGCGCCAGATGCCTCCGCGGCACCCGCTTCCTTCAAGGAGGCGGCTCCCGAGGGCTGGAAGAGCGCCCGCCCGGCCGACTCCGAGCTGAAGGGCGAATGGTGGAGGATGTACGGCGACCCGGTGCTCGACGACCTGGAGGCCCGGGTGGTCTCCGGCAACCAGACGGTGGCCCAGTACGTCGCGAGCTTTGAGAAGGCCGCGGCCCTGGTCTCCGAGTACGAGGCCTCGCTTTATCCGGCGGTGAACGCCGGCGCCTCCGGGTCGAGAAGCCGTCAGAGCGGCCGCACGGGCAACAGCGTGTCGCTGAGCGCCTCCCTGTCCTGGGAGCTTGACCTGTGGGGCAAGCTGCGCCGCCAGGTGACCGAGGAGAAGGCGCTCGCGCAGGCCGCGGAGGCCGATCTCGCCAACACCGCGCTTTCGGCGCAGGCGAGCCTCGCGCGCAACTACTTCACGCTCCGCTCGCTCGATGAGCGCATCGCGCTCTACGAGGAGACGATCCGCGCCTATGAGTCGAACGTGCGGGTGCTGCAGAACAAATACCGCTCGGGCGCCGTCGTGAAGTCCGACCTCACGCAGGCCGAGCAGAGCCTGTATTCGGCCCGCTCGTCGAAGGCCTCGCTCGAGGCCGAGCGCGCCCAGTACGAGCACGCCATCGCGGTGCTGACCGGCCGGGCCCCGGCCGACTTCAGCCTGCCGGCCGCCGCCTCCGCGCTGCCGGCCGTGCCCGCCGTCCCCGCGGGGGTGCCCTCGAGGCTGCTCGAGCGCCGGCCCGACATCGCCTCGGCCGAGCGCAGCATGGCCGCCGCGAACGAGGAGATCGGAATCGCGATCGCGGGCTATTACCCGGATCTCACGCTCACGGGTGAGGCCGGGTACTCGGGCTCGAGGCTCTCGCACTTCGTGAACGCCCCCCATTTCCTCTGGTCTCTGGGCGCCTCCGCCGCCGCGCCGCTCTTTGACGCGGGAAAGACCTCCTCGCGCGTGAGGCAGGCGAAGGCCGACTACGAAAAGAGCGTGGCCGCCTACAGGGAGACGGTGCTCGAGGCCTTCCAGGGCGTGGAGGACTACCTCGCGGCCGCAAGGCACCTCGAGCGCGAGATCGAGCAGAGCGAACGGGGCCTGCAGGCGGCCTCCGAGACCGCCCGCGTGAAGTCGAGCCAGTACGCGGAGGGCATGATCGACTACACCGACGTGTACACCTCCGAGACGACGAGGCTCTCAAGCCAGCAGAGCCTCATTTCACTCAAGGCCGACGCGCTGGTGAACAGCGTGCGGCTGATCGAGGCGCTGGGCGGAGGCTGGGAAGGCCTCGGAAAGGTCAGGGAGCGCTGA